In the Sediminibacter sp. Hel_I_10 genome, one interval contains:
- the rlmN gene encoding 23S rRNA (adenine(2503)-C(2))-methyltransferase RlmN: MEVKKKDIRALTKEQLREFFTTVGEKPFRGNQVYEWLWKKGAHSFEDMTNVSKETRQMLQDNFVINHIKVDQMQRSSDGTVKNAVKLHDGLTVESVLIPTKTRTTACVSSQVGCSLDCRFCATSRLKRMRNLNPDEIYDQVVAIDNESRLYFDRPLSNIVFMGMGEPLMNYNNVLKSIEKITSEEGLGMSPKRITVSTSGVPKMIKKMADDEVKFNLAVSLHSAIDDIRTSIMPFNATFPLKDLREALEYWYSKTRNRITYEYIVWDGINDTQTDAEALVAFCKFAPSKVNLIEYNPIDDGEFQQAHSKAIDMYVAILEVNHITVTVRRSRGKDIDAACGQLANKS, encoded by the coding sequence ATGGAAGTGAAAAAGAAAGACATACGGGCATTGACAAAGGAACAACTTCGGGAGTTTTTTACGACGGTTGGAGAAAAGCCATTTCGCGGCAATCAAGTTTATGAATGGCTGTGGAAAAAGGGAGCCCATAGTTTCGAGGACATGACCAATGTGTCTAAAGAAACCAGACAAATGTTGCAAGATAACTTTGTGATCAACCATATTAAGGTAGATCAAATGCAGCGTAGCTCAGATGGTACGGTTAAAAATGCAGTGAAGCTTCACGATGGACTTACGGTAGAATCTGTCTTGATTCCCACCAAAACCAGAACTACGGCGTGCGTTTCTAGTCAAGTAGGATGCAGTTTAGATTGTAGATTTTGTGCGACCTCCAGATTAAAGCGAATGCGCAATCTTAATCCAGATGAAATTTATGATCAAGTCGTTGCTATAGATAATGAGAGCCGACTTTATTTTGATAGGCCTTTGAGCAATATTGTATTTATGGGTATGGGAGAGCCGCTCATGAATTATAACAATGTTTTAAAATCTATAGAAAAAATTACTTCGGAAGAAGGATTGGGCATGTCTCCCAAACGCATTACGGTCTCAACCTCTGGTGTGCCTAAGATGATTAAGAAAATGGCTGATGACGAGGTGAAATTCAACTTAGCGGTGTCTCTGCACTCTGCTATAGATGACATAAGGACATCTATCATGCCCTTTAATGCTACTTTTCCTCTAAAAGATTTAAGGGAAGCTCTAGAGTATTGGTATTCAAAAACCAGAAATAGAATTACCTATGAATATATTGTTTGGGATGGCATTAATGACACACAAACCGATGCAGAGGCTTTAGTGGCATTTTGTAAGTTTGCACCAAGCAAGGTGAATCTTATTGAATACAACCCCATAGATGATGGCGAGTTTCAGCAAGCCCATTCTAAAGCTATTGATATGTACGTGGCTATTTTAGAAGTCAATCATATTACCGTAACGGTGAGAAGATCTAGAGGCAAGGACATCGATGCAGCTTGCGGTCAGTTAGCAAACAAAAGTTAA
- the queA gene encoding tRNA preQ1(34) S-adenosylmethionine ribosyltransferase-isomerase QueA, protein MKLSHFNFKLPEELLAERPSDIRDESRLMVLNRKDQTIEHKLFKDIIDYFDEGDVMILNNTKVFPARLFGNKEKTGARIEVFLLRELNEEQRLWDVLVDPARKIRIGNKLYFGEDETLVAEVIDNTTSRGRTLRFLYDGSYTEFRRKLTELGETPLPKYIKREVEPEDEERYQTIFAKNEGAVAAPTAGLHFSKHLLKRLEIKGVHLPEVTLHVGLGTFNPVEVEDLSKHKMDSEEIIINKQATDIINRGIKEKRRVCAVGTTAMRTIESSVSSSGTLNEFSGWTNKFIFPPYEFSIANSMITNFHTPKSTLLMMTSAFAGHDFVKRAYEEAVKEKYRFYTYGDAMLII, encoded by the coding sequence ATGAAATTATCACACTTCAATTTTAAACTTCCAGAAGAATTATTGGCCGAGCGACCATCAGATATCAGAGATGAGTCCCGTTTGATGGTTTTGAACAGAAAAGATCAAACCATAGAGCATAAACTCTTCAAGGATATTATTGATTATTTTGATGAAGGAGATGTGATGATCTTGAATAACACCAAGGTGTTTCCTGCAAGACTTTTTGGTAATAAAGAAAAAACCGGAGCAAGAATTGAGGTATTCTTGTTAAGAGAACTTAATGAAGAGCAGCGTCTTTGGGATGTATTGGTGGATCCGGCACGTAAAATAAGAATAGGTAATAAATTATACTTTGGCGAAGATGAAACTTTGGTGGCCGAAGTTATTGATAACACCACCTCTAGAGGTCGTACCTTACGTTTCTTATACGATGGATCTTACACCGAGTTTCGTCGTAAATTGACGGAGCTAGGAGAGACCCCTTTACCAAAATATATCAAAAGAGAAGTCGAGCCTGAAGATGAGGAACGTTACCAAACCATATTTGCTAAAAACGAAGGAGCTGTAGCAGCGCCAACAGCAGGGTTGCATTTTTCAAAACACTTATTAAAGCGTTTAGAAATAAAAGGTGTTCATTTGCCAGAGGTCACTTTGCACGTTGGGTTAGGCACTTTTAATCCAGTTGAGGTAGAAGATTTGTCTAAGCATAAAATGGATAGTGAAGAAATCATTATCAATAAGCAGGCTACCGATATTATCAATAGAGGTATAAAAGAAAAAAGACGTGTTTGTGCGGTAGGAACTACAGCGATGAGAACTATTGAAAGTTCAGTATCCTCTAGTGGAACGCTTAATGAATTTTCTGGATGGACCAATAAGTTTATCTTCCCTCCATATGAATTTAGCATTGCCAATTCAATGATCACTAATTTTCATACACCAAAATCAACTTTACTTATGATGACTTCAGCTTTTGCAGGTCATGATTTTGTAAAGAGAGCTTATGAAGAGGCGGTGAAAGAAAAATACCGCTTCTATACCTATGGTGACGCCATGTTGATTATATAA